In Taeniopygia guttata chromosome 2, bTaeGut7.mat, whole genome shotgun sequence, one genomic interval encodes:
- the AZIN1 gene encoding antizyme inhibitor 1 (The RefSeq protein has 3 substitutions compared to this genomic sequence) yields MKGFLEDANYSIGLLDEGATLADVIDNCIYEHTHTGKKAFYVGDLGKLVRNNVQWQNVMAPIKPFYPVKCNSTPGVLEILGTLGVGFACSSKAEMALVQDLGISPENIIYTNPCKQASQIKYAAKAGINIMTCDNDIELKKISRNHPNAKLLLHIATEDITAGEEMNMKFGTTLKNCRHLMECAKELGVQIVGVKFHVSGSCKDLQTYIHALSDARCVFDMAEEFGFKMNMLDIGGGFTGSELQLEEVNHVIRPLLDVYFPKESGINVIAEPGCYYVSSAFTLAVNVIAKKTVEYDKFLPSGVEQTRNDDEPVFTYYINDGVYGSFASKLSEKLNTIPEVHKKYKEDEPLFASSLWGPSCDELDQIVENCLLPELSVGDWLIFDNMGSGTLGEQSTFNDYQRPLIYYMMSFSDWDEMQDAGIASDTLMKNFFFVPSCIQLSPEERFSTAA; encoded by the exons ACtggaaaaaaggcattttatgTTGGAGATCTTGGAAAGCTTGTAAGGAATAACGTGCAATGGCAGAATGTGATGGCACCAATAAAGCCATTTTATCCTGTAAAATGCAATTCTACTCCAGGTGTACTCGAAATTCTGGGAACCCTTGGTGTTGGTTTTGCATGTTCCAGTAAA GCTGAAATGGCTTTGGTACAAGACCTGGGCATTTCTCCTGAAAACATCATTTACACAAATCCTTGCAAGCAAGCCTCTCAGATCAAGTATGCAGCAAAAGCTGGGATAAACATCATGACTTGTGACAATGATATTGAGCTGAAGAAAATTTCACGTAACCATCCAAATGCCAA GCTCTTACTGCACATTGCCACAGAAGACATTACTGCTGGTGAGGAGATGAATATGAAGTTTGGCACCACCCTGAAGAACTGTAGGCACCTTATGGAATGTGCTAAGGAGCTGGGAGTCCAAATAGTTGGTGTCAA atttcATGTTTCAGGCTCTTGCAAGGATCTGCAAACATACATTCATGCTCTATCTGATGCTCGGTGTGTGTTTGATATGGCT GAAGAATTTGGCTTTAAGATGAACATGTTGGATATTGGTGGGGGCTTCACAGGTTCAGAACTTCAGCTGGAAGAG GTTAATCATGCCATCAGGCCATTGCTGGATGTCTACTTTCCTAAGGAATCTGGTGTTAATGTGATTGCAGAGCCTGGATGTTATTATGTTTCATCCGCATTTACACTGGCAGTGAACGTCATTGCAAAGAAGACTGTTGAGTATGATAAACTTCTTCCTTCTGGAG TGGAGCAAACCAGGAATGATGATGAACCAGTTTTTACATATTACATAAATGATGGTGTTTATGGTTCTTTTGCAAGTAAATTGTCTGAGAAACTGAATACTATCCCAGAGGTTCACAAG AAATACAAGGAAGATGAGCCTCTGTTTGCGAGCAGCCTTTGGGGTCCATCCTGTGATGAGCTTGATCAAATTGTGGAAAACTGTCTTCTTCCCGAGTTGAGCGTTGGAGATTGGCTGATCTTTGACAATATGGGTTCTGGTACCTTAGGTGAACAGTCTACCTTTAACGACTATCAGAGGCCACTGATTTACTACATGATGTCTTTCAGTGACTG ggatgaGATGCAAGATGCTGGAATTGCTTCAGACACATTGATGAAGAACTTCTTCTTTGTGCCTTCATGCATTCAGCTGAGCCCGGAAGAACGCTTTTCCACTGCAGCTTAA